The DNA segment AGGCTGCAAACAGCGGCAAGACTATACACAACTGGCTGCGATTACACCTCTACAGCCTGTTCATTCTGGCACTTGGGCTGCTGCTGCTCTTGTACGTGGAGTGATCACACCTCCCGTGGGGTGGATGCCTCAAACTGTATCACTGCCCAGAGAAATCGTGAGCTCTTCACGCACTTGAGAACTGTTTTTGATATCAAAATGGTATCAAAACCTTGCCCTTCAGGAAGATTTCATTCATCATGGAGTGAGGGCGCAGCAGCCTGGTTTTTGGCGGCGCAGCCCTTAGAATAAAGCTCTTTGAAAATTCGCAAAGGTAGTAACTCAGAACCGATCCGCGGATGATATCTATCCAGTAAACACCGCAGACTACTTAGCAGGTGCCCGCCGCAAAAACGACTTTCCCCAGTAAATATGCGGTGATCATGGCTGTTTCAGGTAGTTCCGACCACTTGCTGCAAGTGGGGACAGTATCCTGACTTTTTGGCGCGAAAAGATAGAGACTGAAAATTACTAAAAGGTAAAGACCAAGCGCGCAAGGGGGTACCCCCGTAGTCTCGGGGCCTCTGGCGGGCATTCTCTGAGAACTGAGAACCGAGAACTGAGAAACTGTTTTCTGAGGGCTGAGTGCTGCTTCTACTCGATGCCGTAGTCCTTCCACTTCTTATCCACTAGCGCCCTGGTCTTTTCATCCATGAGGATCTCATCGGGCCACGGACGGTTGAAGCCCTCCGATGGCCACTTGCGCGTGGCGTCAATGCCCATCTTGGAGCCGAAGTTGGGCAGGCGCGAGGCATGATCGAGCGAATCCACCGGCCCCAGCGTGAACTGTATATCGCGCTCCGGATCAATATGGTTCAGGGCTTTCAAGGTCACATCGGCAATGTCCTGCACGTTCACGTCTTCATCCACCACGATGATGCACTTGGTAAACATGGCCTGTCCCAGCGACCAGATGGCATTCATCACCTTGCGGGCCTGGCCAGGGTAGGACTTCTTGATGGAGACGATCATCAGGTTGTGAAAAATACCTTCCACGGGCAAGTTCACATCGACAAGTTCAGGAATGGTGACGCGCATCAGCGGCAGGAATATCCGCTCCACGGCTTTGCCCATCCAGGCATCTTCCATCGGAGGCTTGCCGACAATCGTGGTTGCATAAACCGGATTGCGGCGGTGGGTCATGCAGGTGAGATGAAACACCGGATACTCATCCGCCAGCGAATAAAAACCGGTGTGGTCACCGAACGGGCCTTCTGTGCGCAGCTCATCCAGATTGACGTAGCCCTCAAGAATAATTTCCGCGTTCGCCGGGACCTCTAGGTCGACGGTCTCGCACTTCACCAACTCCACCGGGCTTTGCCGAAGAAAACCGACAATCATATACTCTTCAACGTCCGGAGGAGCGGGGACGATAGCAGAAAACGTCAGCGCCGGATCGGTCCCGATCGCAACTGCAACTTCCATCTTGCCTGCCGGCCTCGGACCTTCCGCCAGGACCGAGCCGCCCGAAGAGCGTGCCATGATGTCCACCGCAGCCGACCGGTTAGCACTTCCCTCTCCCGAGGCCGCCGTCGCCGCACGCATGCGCTCGCGGTAGTGTTCTGCGCCGATCTTCTGCCGCTGCCAGTGCATGCCCGCGGTGCGCTCGTCGTAGATCTGCATACGATACATGCCCACGTTGCGCTTCCCTGTCTTCGGATCGCGAGTAATGACGCAGGGCAGCGTGATAAAGCGTCCGGCGTCTTTGGGCCAGCATTGCAGAACGGGAAGATCGAGCAGTGAGAACTTGTCTTTCTTGATGACCTCTTTGCACGGGCCGGAGCTTACGGTCTTAGGAAAGAACTTGCCCAGATCGGCCAGCATGGGCAGCATCTTGATCTTATCCAGCAGCCCCTGCGGCGACTTAACATCCATGAATTGGTGGATGCGCTCGGCTATGCTGTCGAGAGACTCCACCTCCAAGGCCAGATTCATGCGCCGCGCCGAGCCGAACTGATTAATCAAAACCTGCGCGCCAGGGTGTCCTTTGACGTTTTCAAAGAGCAGTGCCGGTCCGCCCGCCGTCATGCGGGGCAGCTTATCGGGCTGTCCGGCTTTGGAGACTCGGTCGGTAATCTCCGTAATCTCCAGAATCGGGTCCACCTCTGTTTTTATGCGTTTGAGTTCGCCGGCGCGTTCGAGGGCGGCGATCCAGTCTCTAAGGTCGTTGTAGGCCAAAATGTCTTCTCCGAATTTGCTACTGCGACGGTGCGACGATTATAAACACTCTTCAGGCAGAGCACCGTGGGTATTGGGTGATTGATTCATCGAGTCATTGGAGGATTGGGAGTTTGTCTACTCTGACGTGCTTTGGCTCAGTACTGACGGCTGAATGCTGAGTGCTTTACTGCTGTTGCTGTTCGTATTGGAAGCGATCAAGCGACGTTACAGGCGCAGGTCTTGACTGGATTACGGTTGCAGGGCTCAACTCTTCTGGCAATGGCCTGTCCACGGTAGAAACGGATACGCCGACACTCAGTTCACTGGCTGCCTCGCCTTTGTAAACTCCTCGGGTTGGCGGCACGTCGGCGTAATCACGCCCAATAGCAACCCGAATGTGGCGGTCACTGGCGACCAGGTTGTTGGTGGGATCAAAGGCCACCCATCCCAGCGGCGGAAGAAATGCCTCTACCCAGGCATGCGTCGCGCCCTCCGGCGACCGGTCTGGAGCCTTGGTGTCGTGGCAGAGATAGCCACTGATATACCGGCACGGCATACGAAGCTGCCGCACCAGCGCGATCATGATGTGTGCAAAGTCCTGGCACACGCCGCGACGGCTGCGCAAGGCATCGTCAATCGGCGAGTCAACCTTCGTGCTGTTGGGCACGTAGTCGAAGGCGCGGTAAATCGCCTGGTTCAGCTCCAGCAGAGTTTCGAGCGGTGTTTCGCGGCGTTTCAAGTCAAGCTCACGAGCAAATTCCTCGAGCGTCTCCGTGGAGCAGGCATAACGGCTGGGCAGAAGCATCTCCCAGTAATCGCCTTCGGCGACCTGCGCATCAAAGTCACTCCAGTTGCACACTTCGGAGGATTGCGGAGCGGGGATCGGCAGCACCTCCACCACCGCTTTGGCCGTAATCTTGATCTCCGCCTGGCTTCCAGGGATATCGAAGTGATGCACCGTGTTCCCCAGGAAATCGCGATAGACCATGATGCTGGCGTTGGGATTCACATCGAGATAAAAACTGAGACACCGCTGCTGCCCTTCGCTGCGCGGCTGCATGCGCACTTCCATTACACTTTCGCGCACCGCCGGCTGGTAAGCAAAGTTCGTGATGTGCCGAATGGAGTAGATCATATCGCTGCTCATGAAGCCATCGCCGACTCAACGGGATAGTCGAAATAAATCTGCTGAATGGCAGCGTGTACCTGCCCGCACTGGCTCCGGATACTTTCCAGGTACGCATGCGCGCCGTTGGCCATGATCTCGTCAATCTGGCTGAAGCTCAGCGTTGCCTTCAGCCGGCCGGCAATCCGGACAGGTTGCGCCGCCTTGCGCTGCGTGAGTTCGCTGGTGACCTGCAGCGCAGAGTGCACCATCTCCACGGAAAAGCGTATCGAGTGCGGGAACTCGGAATTCAGCAGTAGAAATTCCGCCACACGCAACGGCCTCACCTCAGCGGTGTAAACCTTGCAATACGCCTCGAAGGCCGTGCAGCACTTGAGCAACCCAACCCACTCCAGGTATTCGGCGCTTTCCACGGCCTGGTCCGGCGGATGCGGCAGGTAGCTGAAGTGCGTGCCAATCAGCGAGGCCAGCATGTTGGTGCGCTCGACAAATCGGCCCAGTTGGATGTAATGCCAGCCCTCGCCATGACTCATGGTCGAGTCGGTGATGCCCTCAAAGAGGTGGACTCCCTCCTGCACCGAGCGGAAGAATGCCAGCGACAGCAGGTTCCATCCGTCTTCTGCGTGGCTGCCAATCACTTTGAGATAAAGACGGTTAAGTTGCTCCCACATCTCTGAGCTGCATTGCTCGCGCACGTGCCGCAAATTTTCACGCGCCGAGGCAATGCACGAAACAATGGAAAAAGAGCTCGACCGGCTGAAGGTCAAGGTATGAGGAAGGGTTGTGGCGTCCACTCCGCCAACGAGAGCGGCCGGGATTTGCAAGGCTACCAGCAACCGCTGCCATCGTTCCGTGACCAGCTCCGCTGACTGGTCGAGCCGCAATTGCAAATCAACATCAATCAGGCGGGCGGTGTGCTCCGCTCGCTCAAGATAGCGGCTCATCCAGTAGAGATTGTCAGCAACTCGTGAGAGCATGGTCGTGTTTGCGCAGAAAAACTAAGCTGCCTGCCCTGCGCTGCCTCCTTCACGAAGTACCCAGGTATCTTTGCTGCCGCCGCCCTGGGAAGAGTTCACCACCAAACATCCGCGCCGCAGAGCGACCCGTGTAAGACCACCCGGCACTAAACTCACGCTCTCGCCATAAAGGATGTAAGGC comes from the Terriglobales bacterium genome and includes:
- a CDS encoding UbiD family decarboxylase yields the protein MAYNDLRDWIAALERAGELKRIKTEVDPILEITEITDRVSKAGQPDKLPRMTAGGPALLFENVKGHPGAQVLINQFGSARRMNLALEVESLDSIAERIHQFMDVKSPQGLLDKIKMLPMLADLGKFFPKTVSSGPCKEVIKKDKFSLLDLPVLQCWPKDAGRFITLPCVITRDPKTGKRNVGMYRMQIYDERTAGMHWQRQKIGAEHYRERMRAATAASGEGSANRSAAVDIMARSSGGSVLAEGPRPAGKMEVAVAIGTDPALTFSAIVPAPPDVEEYMIVGFLRQSPVELVKCETVDLEVPANAEIILEGYVNLDELRTEGPFGDHTGFYSLADEYPVFHLTCMTHRRNPVYATTIVGKPPMEDAWMGKAVERIFLPLMRVTIPELVDVNLPVEGIFHNLMIVSIKKSYPGQARKVMNAIWSLGQAMFTKCIIVVDEDVNVQDIADVTLKALNHIDPERDIQFTLGPVDSLDHASRLPNFGSKMGIDATRKWPSEGFNRPWPDEILMDEKTRALVDKKWKDYGIE
- a CDS encoding transglutaminase family protein translates to MIYSIRHITNFAYQPAVRESVMEVRMQPRSEGQQRCLSFYLDVNPNASIMVYRDFLGNTVHHFDIPGSQAEIKITAKAVVEVLPIPAPQSSEVCNWSDFDAQVAEGDYWEMLLPSRYACSTETLEEFARELDLKRRETPLETLLELNQAIYRAFDYVPNSTKVDSPIDDALRSRRGVCQDFAHIMIALVRQLRMPCRYISGYLCHDTKAPDRSPEGATHAWVEAFLPPLGWVAFDPTNNLVASDRHIRVAIGRDYADVPPTRGVYKGEAASELSVGVSVSTVDRPLPEELSPATVIQSRPAPVTSLDRFQYEQQQQ
- a CDS encoding alpha-E domain-containing protein, with translation MLSRVADNLYWMSRYLERAEHTARLIDVDLQLRLDQSAELVTERWQRLLVALQIPAALVGGVDATTLPHTLTFSRSSSFSIVSCIASARENLRHVREQCSSEMWEQLNRLYLKVIGSHAEDGWNLLSLAFFRSVQEGVHLFEGITDSTMSHGEGWHYIQLGRFVERTNMLASLIGTHFSYLPHPPDQAVESAEYLEWVGLLKCCTAFEAYCKVYTAEVRPLRVAEFLLLNSEFPHSIRFSVEMVHSALQVTSELTQRKAAQPVRIAGRLKATLSFSQIDEIMANGAHAYLESIRSQCGQVHAAIQQIYFDYPVESAMAS